A DNA window from Janibacter sp. A1S7 contains the following coding sequences:
- the lysA gene encoding diaminopimelate decarboxylase, whose product MRAHEAGTLHADGYGIQPNWLPEPEDLSELMPQLWARNTARDDSGALTVAGVSVTDLAREFGTAAYVLDEDDFRSRAGDFRDDFAAGFEALGGVDVYYAGKAFLCTAVARWIMEEGLHLDTCSAGEMTVAQRVGFPPERIGLHGNNKSRAELRQAIEWGVGRIIVDSFAEIDRVAEIAADLGVVARVMVRVTVGVEAHTHEFIATAHEDQKFGFSLANGFARAAVDRVVAKGESLHLLGLHSHIGSQIFDTAGFEIAARRLIELHTEVADEHGIHMTEMDLGGGYGIAYTSEHDPLTPRRLGEQMGSLVERELKAFQEEHPQAPTPRISIEPGRAIAGPSAFTLYEIGTIKDVEVTADLTRTYVSVDGGMSDNVRTALYGADYSCALASRTSQAEQRLVRVVGSHCESGDIVVMDEYLPEDIVAGDLIAVPGTGAYCRSLSSQYNHTPRPPVIAVRDGVARVIVRRETIEDLLALDVDDSPSTPSQEVR is encoded by the coding sequence ATGAGGGCCCACGAGGCCGGGACACTGCACGCCGACGGCTACGGCATCCAGCCCAACTGGCTCCCCGAGCCGGAGGACCTGTCCGAGCTGATGCCGCAGCTGTGGGCGCGCAACACCGCCCGCGACGACAGCGGTGCGCTCACCGTGGCCGGGGTGTCGGTCACCGACCTCGCGCGCGAGTTCGGCACTGCCGCATACGTGCTCGACGAGGACGACTTCCGCAGCCGCGCCGGGGACTTCCGCGACGACTTCGCCGCGGGCTTCGAGGCGCTCGGTGGCGTCGACGTCTACTACGCGGGCAAGGCCTTCCTGTGCACGGCCGTCGCCCGCTGGATCATGGAGGAGGGTCTGCACCTCGACACCTGCTCCGCCGGCGAGATGACCGTCGCGCAGCGGGTCGGCTTCCCGCCCGAGCGCATCGGCCTGCACGGCAACAACAAGTCGCGTGCGGAGCTGCGCCAGGCGATCGAGTGGGGCGTCGGGCGGATCATCGTCGACTCCTTCGCCGAGATCGACCGCGTCGCCGAGATCGCCGCCGACCTGGGTGTCGTCGCCCGGGTCATGGTCCGCGTGACCGTCGGTGTCGAGGCGCACACCCACGAGTTCATCGCCACCGCCCACGAGGACCAGAAGTTCGGCTTCTCCCTGGCCAACGGCTTCGCGCGGGCGGCCGTCGACCGCGTCGTGGCGAAGGGGGAGTCCCTCCACCTGCTCGGTCTGCACAGCCACATCGGTAGCCAGATCTTCGACACCGCCGGCTTCGAGATCGCGGCCCGCCGCCTGATCGAGCTGCACACCGAGGTCGCCGACGAGCACGGCATCCACATGACCGAGATGGACCTCGGTGGTGGGTACGGCATCGCCTACACCTCCGAGCACGACCCGCTGACCCCGCGCCGGCTCGGCGAGCAGATGGGCAGCCTCGTCGAGCGCGAGCTCAAGGCCTTCCAGGAGGAGCACCCGCAGGCGCCCACACCGCGGATCTCCATCGAGCCGGGCCGCGCGATCGCCGGTCCGAGCGCCTTCACCCTCTACGAGATCGGCACGATCAAGGACGTCGAGGTCACCGCCGACCTGACCCGCACCTACGTCAGCGTCGACGGCGGGATGAGCGACAACGTGCGCACGGCCCTCTACGGCGCGGACTACTCCTGCGCCCTGGCCTCGCGCACCTCGCAGGCAGAGCAGCGCCTGGTGCGCGTCGTCGGGAGCCACTGCGAGAGTGGTGACATCGTCGTGATGGACGAGTACCTGCCCGAGGACATCGTCGCCGGCGACCTGATCGCGGTGCCCGGCACCGGCGCGTACTGCCGGTCGTTGTCCAGCCAGTACAACCACACCCCGCGGCCCCCGGTCATCGCGGTCCGGGACGGTGTCGCCAGAGTCATCGTCCGCCGCGAGACGATCGAGGACCTGCTCGCCCTCGACGTCGACGACAGCCCGTCCACCCCGTCCCAGGAGGTCCGATGA